One genomic window of Halococcus salifodinae DSM 8989 includes the following:
- a CDS encoding zinc-dependent alcohol dehydrogenase: protein MKAIIQTERERGGVEVGERERPEPGPDEALVRVHTAGLCGSDAHAYKYVPGYEFIDVPRVMGHEYAGEVVEVGSDVTTLSSGTKVVEEPIHDCGVCFQCRNGQPNVCRNFEITGFHRDGAWREYHTVEAHHFHEIPDDVPLEEAALTEPTSIATRAVLERSVMTAGDDVLVEGPGPIGVLTALVADSVGANVYVSGLGQDAEYRLPLVEEQGLTAINVEKANLGEIAERETAGGGFDVVFDTTGHHSGVEVAAEHVRKGGQIVVIGLPGSESELFLTPLVRGEVSLDASYGSVWRNFEQALRLMANGSVDPTAIAEPYDSDDPVTAFEKFLDGAVCKPTFRFGE, encoded by the coding sequence ATGAAGGCTATCATCCAGACCGAACGCGAACGCGGCGGCGTGGAGGTCGGCGAGCGGGAGCGGCCCGAACCCGGACCGGACGAGGCGCTCGTCCGTGTGCACACGGCGGGGCTCTGCGGGAGCGACGCCCACGCCTACAAGTATGTCCCCGGCTACGAGTTCATCGACGTCCCGCGCGTCATGGGCCATGAGTACGCCGGCGAGGTGGTCGAGGTCGGGTCGGACGTGACGACCCTCTCGTCCGGCACGAAGGTGGTCGAAGAGCCGATCCACGACTGCGGGGTGTGCTTTCAGTGCAGGAACGGCCAGCCGAACGTCTGCCGGAACTTCGAGATCACGGGCTTTCACCGCGACGGCGCGTGGCGGGAGTACCACACCGTTGAGGCCCACCACTTCCACGAGATCCCCGACGACGTTCCGCTAGAAGAGGCGGCGCTGACGGAGCCGACGAGTATCGCCACGCGGGCGGTGCTCGAACGGTCGGTTATGACCGCCGGTGACGACGTGCTCGTCGAAGGGCCGGGACCAATCGGCGTGCTCACTGCCCTCGTCGCCGACTCCGTCGGCGCCAACGTGTACGTTTCGGGGCTCGGGCAGGACGCCGAGTACCGCCTCCCGCTCGTCGAGGAGCAGGGGCTGACGGCCATCAACGTCGAGAAGGCGAACCTCGGCGAGATCGCCGAGCGCGAGACGGCCGGCGGCGGGTTCGATGTGGTGTTCGACACGACTGGCCACCACTCCGGCGTCGAGGTCGCGGCCGAGCACGTCCGGAAGGGGGGTCAGATCGTGGTCATCGGCCTCCCCGGAAGCGAGAGCGAGCTGTTCCTCACGCCGCTCGTGCGGGGCGAGGTGTCGCTCGACGCCTCTTACGGCTCCGTCTGGCGCAACTTCGAGCAGGCACTCCGGCTGATGGCGAACGGCTCCGTCGACCCAACGGCCATCGCGGAACCGTACGACTCCGACGACCCGGTCACGGCGTTCGAGAAGTTCCTCGACGGCGCGGTGTGTAAGCCGACGTTCCGCTTCGGAGAGTAG
- a CDS encoding UxaA family hydrolase codes for MSDDRSERMDGALPGDRRARTDGAADASDEIDGPTGYRRGDGSVGIRDRVLVLPSVICSHVVADRIADRVDGAVSTPHDHGCAQLGADADQTERTLVNVARNPNVSGAVVVGLGCEEVQSGDIAAALDELGVPVREVSIQDAGGTDKCLEQGVAAAESLLAGDSSGGTAGTAGADPTRVPVGLGDLTLGVVSGDLAESTVGTADPLVGDLAREVVAAGGRVVAAGVERPVAHPEDARAAAADDTRSAVGALLDRHGDRPAKVTRVRREAADRSFADATRAWGELPIADVLAYGERATHESGLALVDSPSEFATAATGLTAAGAHLVVHVTADGVPAGHPVVPVLKVTGDPTTAGALPDDVDIDASRVDADGLRRAIERVIAGDFCCAERHELTQFAIDRVGPSV; via the coding sequence GTGAGTGACGACCGAAGCGAACGGATGGACGGCGCCCTGCCGGGCGACCGTCGGGCACGAACCGACGGCGCCGCCGACGCCTCGGACGAGATCGACGGTCCTACCGGCTACCGCCGGGGTGACGGCTCCGTCGGGATCCGCGACCGGGTGCTCGTCCTCCCGTCCGTGATCTGCTCGCACGTCGTGGCCGACCGGATCGCCGACCGAGTCGACGGCGCGGTGAGTACGCCCCACGACCACGGCTGCGCCCAGCTCGGCGCCGACGCCGATCAGACCGAGCGCACGCTGGTGAACGTCGCGCGCAACCCGAACGTCTCCGGCGCCGTCGTCGTCGGTCTCGGCTGCGAGGAGGTCCAGAGCGGGGACATCGCCGCCGCGCTCGACGAACTGGGCGTCCCGGTGCGCGAGGTGTCGATCCAGGACGCCGGCGGCACCGACAAGTGTCTCGAACAGGGAGTCGCCGCCGCCGAATCGCTCCTCGCGGGTGACAGCTCCGGGGGGACCGCCGGAACCGCCGGCGCCGATCCGACGCGTGTCCCGGTCGGCCTCGGCGACCTCACGCTAGGCGTCGTCTCCGGCGACCTCGCCGAGTCGACGGTCGGGACCGCGGACCCCCTCGTCGGTGACCTCGCCCGCGAGGTGGTTGCGGCGGGCGGGCGCGTCGTCGCCGCCGGCGTCGAGCGCCCGGTCGCACACCCCGAAGACGCCCGAGCGGCCGCGGCCGACGACACACGATCGGCGGTGGGCGCCCTCCTCGACCGGCACGGGGACCGGCCGGCGAAGGTGACCCGCGTCCGCCGCGAAGCCGCGGATCGCTCGTTCGCCGACGCGACGCGCGCTTGGGGGGAGCTCCCCATCGCCGACGTGCTGGCGTACGGCGAGCGGGCGACACACGAGTCGGGACTGGCGCTCGTCGACTCGCCCTCGGAGTTCGCGACCGCCGCGACCGGCCTCACCGCCGCCGGCGCGCACCTCGTCGTCCACGTCACGGCCGACGGCGTCCCGGCCGGCCACCCGGTCGTCCCCGTGCTGAAGGTGACCGGCGACCCCACCACCGCGGGGGCGCTCCCGGACGATGTCGATATCGACGCCAGCCGCGTCGACGCTGACGGCCTGCGCCGGGCGATCGAACGGGTCATCGCAGGCGACTTCTGCTGTGCGGAGCGCCACGAGTTGACGCAGTTCGCCATCGACAGGGTCGGCCCCTCGGTGTAG
- a CDS encoding UxaA family hydrolase, whose product MRGDVFGDVALRMARSDNVATAIADLDAGTDVATDANTVTLAGDVAFGHKFALLPIAAGEGMRKYGEVIGRATDDVDPGEHVHVHNCESTRGRGDLAATADERGEEA is encoded by the coding sequence ATGAGGGGGGACGTGTTCGGTGACGTGGCGCTGCGGATGGCCAGATCGGACAACGTCGCCACCGCCATCGCCGACCTCGACGCCGGCACCGATGTAGCGACCGACGCCAACACGGTGACGCTCGCGGGCGACGTCGCGTTCGGCCACAAGTTTGCCCTCTTGCCTATCGCGGCCGGCGAAGGAATGCGCAAGTACGGGGAGGTGATCGGGCGTGCGACCGACGACGTCGACCCCGGCGAGCACGTCCACGTCCACAACTGCGAGAGCACACGCGGGCGGGGCGATCTCGCTGCCACCGCCGACGAAAGGGGTGAGGAGGCGTGA
- a CDS encoding UxaA family hydrolase, whose protein sequence is MVDMFMGYRRADGRVGVRNHVAVLPTSVAASAVATRAADEAGDWARATPHQMGTSQPEPARKQTERVLAGVGRNPNVGAALLLELGTEDVDADRIADRIVETGTPVETLSIREVGGTRAAVERGGELLGDLNTVAADARREEADVSELVFGVECGGSDATSGIAANPAVGNACDRLIEAGGTASFSETPEFIGAEHVLAKRCADDEVRERLLEHVESREAAADLMGVDLRGAQPSPGNKEGGLTTIEEKSLGAISKGGTTPVRGIVDYAEQLPVGGGLVLMDTPGYDVESVVGKVAGGAQVVAFTTGRGSTTGNPIAPVIKVTGNPKTWDRMANNMDVNASTVIGGESLDTVGERVYETLLNVVDGRRTEAERRRLEEFAVNELQPNELAAGRAD, encoded by the coding sequence ATGGTAGATATGTTCATGGGATACCGGCGAGCCGACGGCCGCGTCGGCGTCCGCAACCACGTCGCCGTCCTCCCGACGTCAGTCGCAGCGTCGGCCGTGGCGACCCGCGCCGCCGACGAAGCGGGGGACTGGGCGCGAGCGACCCCACACCAGATGGGCACCTCGCAGCCCGAACCGGCGCGGAAACAGACCGAGCGTGTCCTCGCGGGCGTCGGGCGCAACCCGAACGTCGGCGCCGCGCTGCTGCTCGAACTCGGCACCGAGGATGTCGACGCCGACCGGATCGCGGACCGCATCGTCGAGACAGGCACGCCGGTCGAGACGCTCTCGATCCGGGAGGTCGGCGGGACCCGAGCCGCGGTCGAGCGCGGGGGGGAACTGCTCGGCGACCTGAACACCGTTGCGGCGGACGCCCGACGGGAGGAGGCCGATGTGAGCGAACTCGTCTTCGGCGTCGAGTGCGGCGGGAGCGACGCCACCAGCGGCATCGCGGCGAACCCTGCCGTCGGCAACGCCTGCGACCGGCTCATCGAGGCCGGCGGCACCGCGAGCTTCAGCGAGACGCCGGAGTTCATCGGCGCGGAGCACGTCCTCGCCAAGCGGTGTGCCGACGACGAGGTCCGGGAGCGGCTGCTCGAGCACGTCGAGTCGCGTGAGGCCGCCGCGGACCTGATGGGCGTCGACCTCCGGGGGGCGCAGCCCTCGCCCGGCAACAAAGAAGGAGGTCTGACGACGATCGAGGAGAAGAGCCTCGGCGCCATCTCGAAGGGGGGGACGACGCCCGTTCGGGGAATCGTCGACTATGCGGAGCAGCTCCCTGTCGGCGGCGGGCTCGTCCTCATGGACACGCCCGGCTACGACGTGGAGAGCGTCGTCGGCAAGGTCGCCGGCGGCGCGCAGGTTGTCGCGTTCACCACGGGCAGAGGGAGTACCACCGGCAACCCTATCGCGCCGGTCATCAAGGTGACCGGCAACCCGAAGACCTGGGACCGGATGGCGAACAACATGGACGTGAACGCAAGCACTGTTATCGGCGGTGAGTCGCTCGACACTGTCGGCGAACGGGTGTACGAGACGCTGCTGAACGTCGTCGACGGCAGACGCACGGAAGCCGAGCGCCGCCGGCTGGAGGAGTTCGCGGTGAACGAGCTCCAGCCCAACGAGCTCGCGGCCGGGAGGGCCGACTGA
- a CDS encoding four-carbon acid sugar kinase family protein, which produces MTRRVLVVADDLTGAIDAGHEFAARGRRTTVRVGGGDEPTGDAAETSPDGTPVTVVDTDSRYDDADAARASVTAAVRGTVAADPDAVVYKKVDSTLRGNVAAEVTAARDATGRPLALVAPAFPANGRLTAEGHHLIDGAPVTATAAGDDAKAPATSHLPRLLAESDEGRDRVSAPCDAVPRVAAATVARGPDAVVERLTALNASGARDEPSSAAATGSLVACDAVHDDHLAALAAGADPGSTVFAGSGGLARHVPLPEGGPQPPTVEPTPAVDRRALAVVGSVAPATLNQVSRVPDDRVVRLDAAAAVRDPEAAANHAAAACLDRLEASGRALVTAATERDDVAAASETGRAAGLRPDDVGDRVAAALSTTAGAVWRDDDPPTDSLLTGGAVARASLDALGAAAVAPTGRKLDAGVPVGVVRGGVADGTPLVTKAGAFGGDGVIANYLDGVVGDDA; this is translated from the coding sequence ATGACTCGACGGGTACTGGTTGTCGCGGACGACCTAACGGGGGCGATTGACGCCGGCCACGAGTTCGCCGCCCGCGGTCGGCGGACGACGGTCCGGGTGGGCGGCGGCGACGAACCGACAGGCGACGCGGCCGAAACGTCCCCCGACGGCACCCCGGTGACGGTGGTCGACACCGACTCGCGGTACGACGACGCCGACGCGGCGCGGGCGTCCGTGACCGCGGCCGTGCGCGGGACCGTCGCCGCCGACCCGGACGCGGTCGTATACAAGAAGGTCGACTCGACGCTTCGGGGGAACGTCGCTGCCGAGGTCACGGCGGCGCGGGACGCCACGGGCCGGCCGCTCGCCCTCGTGGCCCCCGCGTTCCCCGCCAATGGGCGACTCACGGCTGAGGGTCACCACCTGATCGACGGCGCCCCCGTGACGGCGACCGCCGCCGGCGACGACGCGAAGGCGCCCGCCACGTCGCACCTCCCCCGTCTGCTGGCGGAATCGGACGAGGGACGGGACCGGGTATCCGCGCCCTGCGACGCCGTCCCTCGCGTCGCCGCGGCTACCGTCGCCCGCGGGCCAGACGCCGTCGTGGAGCGCCTCACCGCCCTCAACGCCTCCGGTGCTCGCGACGAGCCGTCGTCGGCAGCCGCGACCGGCAGTCTCGTCGCCTGCGACGCCGTCCACGACGACCACCTAGCTGCGCTGGCCGCCGGCGCCGACCCCGGCTCGACCGTGTTCGCCGGGAGCGGCGGCCTGGCCCGGCACGTTCCGCTTCCCGAAGGCGGGCCGCAACCCCCGACCGTCGAGCCGACGCCGGCGGTCGACCGGCGCGCGCTCGCGGTCGTCGGCAGCGTCGCGCCGGCGACGCTCAACCAGGTGTCCCGGGTCCCGGACGATCGCGTCGTCCGCCTCGACGCGGCGGCCGCGGTTCGCGACCCCGAGGCGGCGGCGAACCACGCGGCGGCCGCCTGCCTCGACCGGCTAGAAGCAAGTGGTCGGGCGCTCGTCACGGCCGCGACCGAGCGGGACGACGTGGCGGCGGCGAGCGAGACGGGGCGTGCGGCCGGGCTCCGTCCGGACGACGTCGGCGACCGGGTGGCGGCAGCGCTATCGACGACGGCCGGGGCGGTGTGGCGGGACGACGACCCGCCGACCGACTCGCTGCTCACCGGCGGCGCCGTCGCCCGCGCGAGCCTCGACGCGCTCGGCGCGGCGGCCGTCGCCCCGACCGGGCGGAAACTCGACGCGGGCGTCCCGGTCGGCGTGGTCCGTGGCGGCGTCGCGGACGGGACACCGCTCGTGACGAAAGCGGGCGCGTTCGGCGGCGACGGCGTAATCGCTAACTATCTCGACGGTGTGGTGGGAGACGATGCGTGA
- the pdxA gene encoding 4-hydroxythreonine-4-phosphate dehydrogenase PdxA, which translates to MRDSREGDDAATADDPGDHRPLIAVTMGDPAGIGSEVIVKAHPELRDRADIVVIGDVDVLRDAIRVCDSGLEVRVVDDFEAVRSESRAAAGSENDATGAGAIPVLDLDNVNDHAYGELRETFGRASLAYVERAVVGCVDGSLDAMVTAPINKQATRMAGSKYAGHTGMLADYTDTEDYSMMLVEDDLRVTHVSTHVPLREACDLVSEERVRTTIGVTDTALRDLGVDDPRIAVAGLNPHASDGGLLGDEDDAAIAPAVESARADGIDAIGPESPDTVYAAAAAGDYDCVVSMYHDQGHIPIKLLGFEQTGGVSGVNATVGLPIIRTSVDHGTAFDIAGEGVASPTSMVDAVDVAVRMARNRSRSG; encoded by the coding sequence ATGCGTGACTCTCGGGAGGGCGACGACGCGGCGACCGCCGATGATCCGGGCGACCACAGGCCGCTGATCGCCGTGACGATGGGTGACCCGGCAGGTATCGGTAGCGAGGTGATTGTGAAGGCGCACCCGGAGCTGAGAGACCGCGCGGACATTGTCGTGATCGGCGACGTCGACGTGCTGCGCGACGCGATCCGCGTCTGTGACAGCGGACTCGAAGTCCGCGTCGTCGACGACTTCGAGGCGGTGCGGAGCGAGTCCCGTGCCGCGGCCGGGTCTGAGAACGACGCGACCGGAGCCGGCGCGATCCCCGTCCTCGACCTCGACAACGTCAACGACCACGCCTACGGCGAACTCCGTGAGACGTTCGGCCGAGCGAGCCTGGCGTACGTCGAGCGCGCCGTCGTGGGCTGTGTCGACGGCTCGCTGGACGCGATGGTCACCGCGCCGATCAACAAGCAGGCGACGCGTATGGCCGGCAGCAAGTACGCCGGCCACACGGGGATGCTTGCCGACTACACCGACACCGAGGACTACTCGATGATGCTCGTCGAGGACGACCTCCGCGTCACGCACGTGAGTACGCACGTCCCGCTGCGGGAGGCCTGCGATCTCGTCTCGGAGGAGCGGGTTCGGACGACGATCGGCGTGACCGACACGGCGCTCCGGGATCTCGGCGTCGACGACCCCCGGATCGCAGTCGCGGGGCTGAACCCGCACGCGAGTGATGGGGGGCTGCTCGGCGACGAGGACGACGCCGCGATCGCGCCCGCGGTCGAGTCGGCGCGCGCCGACGGGATCGACGCCATCGGCCCCGAATCACCCGACACGGTGTACGCCGCGGCCGCGGCCGGCGACTACGACTGCGTGGTGTCGATGTACCACGATCAGGGACACATCCCGATCAAGCTCCTCGGCTTCGAGCAGACCGGGGGCGTCAGCGGCGTCAACGCCACCGTCGGGCTCCCCATCATCCGGACGAGCGTAGACCACGGGACGGCGTTCGACATCGCCGGCGAGGGCGTCGCATCCCCGACGAGCATGGTCGACGCCGTCGACGTAGCCGTCCGGATGGCGCGGAACCGGTCCCGATCCGGCTGA
- a CDS encoding IclR family transcriptional regulator, which translates to MKRDVTVDATETTFRILEMLKELDGAGVTELATRLDIPKSTVHNHLVTLRKNEYVVKHGTTYRVGLQFLEFGEHTRNRMKIYDIARPEVEGLAEETGELSNFLVEEHGLGAYLCRARGDRAVRVDTYAGMRVHLHCTGLGKAMLAHMPEARVSEILDRRGLEPRTETTITDRDTLYEALAAIRERGYAIDHGERLSGLRCVAAPITDDADNAVGAVSVSGPSSRMKGEQLEKDISELVMSAANVIELNMSHS; encoded by the coding sequence ATGAAACGCGACGTCACCGTCGACGCGACCGAGACAACCTTCCGGATTCTGGAGATGCTGAAGGAGCTCGACGGAGCGGGGGTGACAGAGCTCGCCACGCGGCTCGACATCCCGAAGAGCACCGTCCACAACCACCTCGTCACCCTACGGAAGAACGAGTATGTCGTCAAGCACGGGACGACGTACCGCGTCGGCCTCCAGTTCCTGGAGTTCGGCGAGCACACACGTAACCGGATGAAGATCTACGACATCGCGCGGCCGGAGGTGGAGGGGCTCGCTGAGGAGACCGGCGAGCTGTCGAACTTCCTCGTTGAGGAGCACGGCCTCGGGGCCTACCTCTGCCGGGCCCGGGGCGACCGGGCGGTGCGCGTCGACACCTATGCCGGAATGCGCGTTCATCTCCACTGTACGGGGCTGGGGAAGGCGATGCTCGCGCACATGCCCGAGGCGCGTGTCTCCGAGATTCTCGATCGACGGGGGCTCGAACCGCGCACCGAGACGACGATCACGGACCGCGACACGCTCTACGAGGCCCTGGCAGCGATCCGCGAGCGTGGCTACGCTATCGACCACGGTGAGCGCCTCTCAGGGCTCCGCTGTGTCGCCGCTCCGATCACCGACGATGCCGACAACGCCGTCGGCGCCGTCAGTGTCTCCGGCCCCTCGAGCCGCATGAAGGGCGAACAGCTCGAAAAGGATATCTCCGAGCTCGTGATGAGCGCCGCCAACGTGATCGAGCTCAACATGTCGCACTCGTAA